In one window of Ovis aries strain OAR_USU_Benz2616 breed Rambouillet chromosome 5, ARS-UI_Ramb_v3.0, whole genome shotgun sequence DNA:
- the LOC101122108 gene encoding LOW QUALITY PROTEIN: protocadherin alpha-1 (The sequence of the model RefSeq protein was modified relative to this genomic sequence to represent the inferred CDS: inserted 10 bases in 8 codons; deleted 7 bases in 4 codons; substituted 10 bases at 10 genomic stop codons) has product MGNEILNQVQEAESQIHXLVPEEAKHSTFVGRITQDLELELVELVPCLFWVAGNWFHRELLKMNLQNGILFVNSQIHWEKLCGQRAKCSIHLEVIVDRPPQVFPVDVEVHGXNKNPLVFGATETGXFISESRLLDSHFPIEGAAITDIGTNASLTLSSRVYFSLGVQARVFGXEETTELHLXLTATDGSKPELEGTVQLLITVLDAPLYAQAVYTVYLLETIANGTLVITLNTCDADEGVNGETAFSFGNDIPLDIKRNSFKNNSSSGEIRLFGRLXYEEMKPYEIQVKAVDKGGPPVSNDCKVLVXVLDVNDNTLYQLEDPSLCTVIAFISLSNCDCGVSGXVTCTLRPHVPFKLMSTXKNXLVLDRALDCESVLKYVLMVTVRCSPSLSTTTNMFVEVANRAGXLGRAVSQLVAGXVSAGHVVAKXRTVDADWAIPQAVLRTRGYHVCFSYELXPVVGGEHSAFLVGLYTGEIHTMHALDEVDALRLLVLVKDEGEPALPAMATVPEDSSWVLKASLWASMGIAGAXMVLVDVNVYLTIAICAVSSLLXVMLPLYTSLWCSVLPSEGACGPXKPKLVRSIMVGSWSYSQQTQQRACSGEGPPDTDLMASSSXFCSGLNTLGGNEYPETNSDLSGNVNSTSKL; this is encoded by the exons atgggCAACGAAATactcaaccaagtccaggaagcagagTCCCAG ATAC TCTTGGTCCCTGAGGAAGCCAAACACAGCACCTTCGTGGGTCGCATCACCCAGgacctggagctggagctggtgGAGCTGGTGCCATGCCTGTTCTGGGTTGCA GGGAACTGGTTCCACAGGGAACTTCTAAAGATGAATCTGCAGAATGGCATTTTGTTTGTGAATTCTCAGATCCATTGGGAGAAGCTGTGTGGACAGAGGGCCAAATGTAGTATCCACCTAGAGGTAATCGTGGACAGACCGCCTCAGGTTTTCCCTGTGGATGTGGAGGTGCACG TTAATAAAAATCCTCTGGTCTTTGGAGCAACAGAAACAGGTTAATTTATTTCTGAATCTAGATTGCTAGATTCGCATTTCCCGATAGAGGGCGCTGCTATCACAGACATTGGTACCAATGCTAGTCTAACCCTCAGCTCCAGGGTTTATTTCTCTTTGGGTGTACAGGCACGTG TCTTTGGATAAGAAGAAACAACAGAACTTCATTTATGATTGACAGCCACT GACGGGAGCAAACCAGAACTAGAAGGTACAGTTCAGCTGCTGATCACAGTGCTTGACGCTCCATTGTATGCCCAGGCCGTGTACACAGTGTACTTATTAGAGACTATAGCAAATGGAACATTAGTGATCACATTAAACACCTGTGACGCTGATGAAGGTGTAAATGGTGAAACTGCCTTTTCCTTTGGCAATGATATCCCTCTTGACATAAAAAGAAACAGCTTCAAAAATAATTCCAGCTCAGGGGAAATTAGGCTATTTGGTAGAC AATACGAAGAAATGAAACCCTATGAAATTCAGGTAAAAGCAGTTGATAAAGGAGGTCCTCCAGTATCAAATGACTGCAAGGTTTTAGT AGTGCTGGATGTAAATGATAATACTCTTTACCAGTTAGAGGACCCTTCACTCTGCACTGTCATTGCCTTCATCTCTTTGTCCAACTGTGACTGTGGTGTCAGTGGGTAGGTGACCTGCACCCTGAGGCCTCATGTCCCCTTCAAACTGATGTCCACCTAAAAGAATTAATTGGTGCTGGACAGAGCCCTGGACTGTGAAAGCGTGTTGAAATATGTGCTGATGGTGACTGTAAGGTGCTCACCTTCCCTGTCGACCACGACCAACATGTTCGTGGAGGTGGCCAAT CGAGCTGGGTGACTGGGCCGTGCGGTGAGCCAGCTGGTGGCAGGGTAGGTGAGTGCGGGCCACGTGGTGGCGAA GCGCACAGTGGATGCGGACTGGGCTATACCACAAGCTGTCTTAAGGACTCGGGGCTACCATGTGTGTTTCTCATACGAGCTGTAGCCGGTGGTGGGTGGCGAGCACAGCGCGTTCCTCGTGGGGCTGTACACTGGCGAAATCCACACGATGCACGCCCTGGACGAGGTGGACGCACTGCGCCTGTTGGTGCTGGTGAAGGATGAGGGTGAGCCCGCACTGCCGGCCATGGCTACTGTGCCAGAGGACAGCAGCTGGGTGCTCAAGGCCTCTTTGTGGGCTTCGATGGGCATCGCCGGAGCATAAATGGTGTTAGTG GATGTCAACGTGTACCTGACCATCGCCATCTGTGCGGTGTCCAGCCTGT ATGTCATGCTGCCGCTGTACACGTCGCTGTGGTGCTCCGTGCTGCCCAGCGAGGGTGCATGTGGTC CAAAGCCTAAGCTGGTGCGCTCCATCATGGTGGGGAGCTGGTCTTACTCTCAGCAGACTCAGCAGAGGGCG TGCTCTGGGGAGGGACCACCCGACACCGACCTCATGGCTTCCAGCT GTTTTTGTTCAGGTCTGAACACGTTGGGAGGAAATGAATATCCAGAAACAAATTCGGATCTTTCTGGTAATGTAAATTCAACTTCCAAGCTTTag